Genomic window (Rossellomorea aquimaris):
GTATGTAAGGCTCCTTTAACTAGCTTTCTATTAGTAGTATACCTGAGAATGGAATAGAAAAAAATGACAAAGAAAAAACAGAGCAGACTGTCAGCCTGCTCTGTTCGGTATGATTCTTTAATCATTCACAGCTTTTTTAGTCATTTCCCGTCCACGTGTAGGCCAGCTTTCGACACCCTTTAAACCAGGAATATCATCTGCGTAGAAAATCGGGTCCAACCCTTGTCGACGCTGAGTCATATAGTTGTCTAAGGCTTTAAAAGCAATTGGTGCTAAAATACCGATGGCAATTAAGTTGGTAAGAGCCATTAATGCCATGGAGAAGTCTGCTAAGCTCCAAACAATATCAAGGCTTGCAACTGAACCGAAGATCACCATCCCTAAAGCAATGAAGCGATAAATCAAAAGTCCAGTCTTACTATTATTAATGAATGGAAGGTTGGCTTCTCCATAATAATAGCTTCCAATGATGGAGCTAAAGGCAAAGGTGAAAATAGCAATCGCCAAGAAAATACCAGCCCATGAGTTAAAGTGCTCTGACATTGCTGCTTGAGATAGTTCGATACCCGTCAGTCCGGAACCGTATGCATCTGAAGTTAAGATGATAAACGCGGTTGCAGAACAAACGAGCAGCGTATCAAAGAATACACCTAGTGCTTGAATGAAGCCTTGTTTAACCGGGTGAGAAACTGATGCTGTAGCGGCAGCATTCGGAGCACTACCCATACCAGCTTCATTGGAGAATAGTCCGCGTTTTACACCATTCATAATCGCGGCACCAATTCCCCCACCAACCACTTGTTCAAATCCGAAGGCACTTTTGAATATAAGTGCAATGACTCCCGGCATTTCAGTAATATTCGTAATGACTACAAATAAAGCTAATACAATATAGAAGACCGCCATGATCGGAACAATGATCGAAGAAAAGGTCGCTATACGTTTAACACCACCGAAGATGATGAGTGCAGTCAAACCAGCTAAAACAATTCCGATAACAAACGTATTTATTCCAAATGAATTACTGAAAGCTGTTGCGATGGTGTTACTTTGAACCGCATTAAAGGTTGTCCCAAAGGAAAGGATGATGGTGACAGCGAAGATCGAACTCATCCATGGCTTCCCCAGTTGTTTCTTCATATAATAGCCGGGACCGCCTTTGAATCCAACCTTATCCTTTTCTTTGTAAATTTGGGCCAGTGTACTTTCGACAAAGGCGCTGGCTCCTCCCAGAATGGCGACAAGCCACATCCAGAAGACCGCTCCAGGTCCCCCAATTGCTAAGGCAATGGCTACTCCTGCTAAATTACCTGTACCAATTCGAGTACCTGCTCCAATAAAGAATGCTTGCAGGGATGATATTTGCTTTTCCCCTTCCGCCTCGACCACATCTTTATCTCCTAATAATCGAAGCATTTCACCAAAGTGGCGAATTTGAACGAATTTAGATCCGATTGTGAAGTATAATCCTAAAATGAGGAGTACGCCTATTAAAATATACCCCCATAATATTGAATTTGCTTCCGTGACTAAATTGTTTAAAATATCCATGATAACCCCCTCAGAAATTTGTGTCGGTTACGTTTAATATTATCTGAAAATTTCAAATAAAAGTCAAGTTATTATCTGAATATTAAAATATTACCAGGAGTTATTTAGAAGGTCGAACTATTTTGTCATAGTAATAAAGGTTTCTTTTGTAGTTATGAGTCTAAAGTAGTGGTTGAATAAATTATTTTAAAATAATAAATTCCTCTCTATCCGAATAATTATTTTTTTATTTAGGGATACACGGACCGAAATTTAGGGTTCACAAAAAAACGGACCACTGACTGATGGTCGGTGATCCGT
Coding sequences:
- a CDS encoding alanine/glycine:cation symporter family protein — translated: MDILNNLVTEANSILWGYILIGVLLILGLYFTIGSKFVQIRHFGEMLRLLGDKDVVEAEGEKQISSLQAFFIGAGTRIGTGNLAGVAIALAIGGPGAVFWMWLVAILGGASAFVESTLAQIYKEKDKVGFKGGPGYYMKKQLGKPWMSSIFAVTIILSFGTTFNAVQSNTIATAFSNSFGINTFVIGIVLAGLTALIIFGGVKRIATFSSIIVPIMAVFYIVLALFVVITNITEMPGVIALIFKSAFGFEQVVGGGIGAAIMNGVKRGLFSNEAGMGSAPNAAATASVSHPVKQGFIQALGVFFDTLLVCSATAFIILTSDAYGSGLTGIELSQAAMSEHFNSWAGIFLAIAIFTFAFSSIIGSYYYGEANLPFINNSKTGLLIYRFIALGMVIFGSVASLDIVWSLADFSMALMALTNLIAIGILAPIAFKALDNYMTQRRQGLDPIFYADDIPGLKGVESWPTRGREMTKKAVND